The sequence tccactcccctcctccagagTAGAGCCTCTCCATGTTGGAATTTCTCTGTCCCTGAAAAACTGTCCCACACCTGAGCAGTGTTAGGGATCTATGGAGTAGCACTGCTAAAAACCGCAAAGGTTATATTCCATATGAGTGTGTCTCTGTCCCCCACTAATGAAAGGCCTTTTGCTGGCACCTGCAGAGtattttgtccttggggaggcaatataTCCTCTTCCAAatgtactccaggaaggggactgttTCTGTCACAGTGCATCCCAGAGATCCCTACACCAACCTAGCACTGTGGGGCCAGCTCCCACCTCACCATGAGCACAAGCAACAGCTCTACAGTTCAACTCTAGAAAGTTGTGCAATTCCAAAATTTCAGACTTTGAGCCCCAAATGCAAGCAAAAAAATAACTGGGAGACTCAGTACTTCTCACTCCCCAGCCCAtagtccagagaggttttccccTTGTGTGAACCTGATGCAGCACTTTCTCAAACTGggtctctttttatctcttttgtctctccacgGAAAGGGTTCCCTCACCTCTACAGCCtgccatctttctctctcccaattcaCTTTCGCATACCTCACACCTGCCACGCTTTCTCCTTCTAACTGTGGAAATCCTTCTGCCACTCTGTAGATAGGTTTCCTGGTTTTCCAAGTGATCtgacagctgtgtttgagggatgaggaaagccCAGGTTCCAGCTACGTCTCccccatcttaactcctcctctcATTCCTTCCTGATTCAGAAACCTTACTCCATGATACGAGGCACAATACACAATACAAACGTGGCTCATAAATTCCCTTCAAATGTCAACACACATCCCTCACAAAAGTCTCAATATTTCATGCCTCCTAGAGGTCCATGTAGCCTAGAATACTGTCCCATTTCTTTTCCAGTTCATCTGTCCTTCTTCTACTTCCCAAATTGCTCCATAGGCACCCTCTCCAGGAAGTGACCCTTGACCAACACCTCTTTCTCAGTTTCTACTCATACCTTCCCTTCCAAAGTAATGATGTCTCAATCCCTGTCCAGTTAGTAATTCCTcctatttcagttcatttttcttcccatttgggGTGTAAATTCTctttacccaaaagaattgaagatGCTTCAACAAGATTTTTGCACCAGTCTCTCAAGAAAGCATCTAAAGGAAGGGATAAGTATATGGGTAATCCCGCCTCTAGCAGGCTTCCCTGGAAGCACCTACTCTCTGTTGGAAAGGTCACAAATCCACAAGTAAGAAAGTAGCTTCCCATCCTTCTTTTCTAGTAAGGCCTCATACATAAATACAATAGGAAAACACTGGCTCCCATATGCCAACCATAAAACTCTGACTCTTCAAGAAAGATGCCTGTTGTGCCCAAGCTGGAGCCAGTCTCATCTTCAGGGATTCCCTGGAGTCAGTAGACTTCTCTTAATTTTGGTACCTTGGACCCTCTCCAAGTCCCATGAGTATGGATGCAGCAAGACCAGGAGAGGTCATTTCAGGCAATCAGCTGCCCCAGGGCAGCTGCTCTTTGAGTGAACATTGTTCTTACCATTGAGTCTAGAGGGAGTAGAGAATCTGCTCCTTGTTCTGAGCAAGACTCCACTCTGACGGAACAGACAGGACAGTCACTAGAACTCCAGGCAGAGCCACACAAAGGCAAAACTACAAGTGCTGGGGTACAGTTCTAGATGTTGGGTACAGATCTAGATACACTTCTAGATGTAGTTCTGGGTGGAGGCTCCAGGAAGATAGTTTTAAAGGAGAAACACAGTGCTAGCCTAAAAGGAAGGAGAATTTCTGTACCAAAGAAATGTGTAAAGCTCTAGTCAATTCACCACGAATTATTAAATGCTCATTGTGTGTCTGGATACAGGAGGATGCTCTGGGGGAGCGAACAAGATACACTCCTTATCTATGATCTACAACCAggaacaatatacaaaaataaaggcaCTCAGATAACtgtggtatttcatttttatttcagctttatttatgTACAATTGAcataaaatttaagatatttaaagtatacattgtGGTTATCTGgcatacatatacattgtgaaatgattcaCAATGATTTCCCCAAGGTGATAGGATTAACAATTGTATTTTAATCTAAATGTTTCATGAAATGAAGGTAAGTGTTCAAAGGGCAACTTTGTGTCCTTCCCTTCATCTTTCCATGTGGAGACTTCGTTTTCTATATGTGGCCCCAGtaccaacagcatcagcatcaactgggaacttgttagaagtaCATGTTGTGGGCtccacccagacctactgaattctAAATGCTGGGGCCAGGGACCAGCAATCTGTTTTGTCACAAGTCCTCAAGGTATGGTGACACCTGCTGAAGACTGAGAACCACTGACAGAGTACTATTCCTGGCCCCACTCCAGGAATAGTACTGCCCCCTCACTATCACTTTGATTAGTGAGTTAAACCAACAGCACTAATCATGCCCAGCTCAGccccttccatttttttattggttttccttttttatccagTGCCAAACTGACCGAAACACATGCATTACAACCTGCTCATAcataaaaaatctaattaaagcAGAATCTTTCCTGTGGCGTCTTGTGGAGATTGCTTCGCATTACTTCTGATGAGGAATAAGTCTGTTTAAATTAGTGATGCAGGCTTAGCAAGCCAATTGAGCTACAGATCAAAAGCTAAGTGTTTAATCAACTGTCTCTATGTCTTGATTATCAGTTGGTTCCAAACATAGGAGTGAGAAATGGGGTGTTATTTATCGCATCCTTATACCATGTTGTAGTGAAAAGTGGGCAGGATGCAGGTTCAGGTTGCCTGCAGTAGAGAGACCTAGCTGAGAGAATAACAAGACACAAGAACCAGAGGAAATCCTAGAATTCTGTAAGTGAACCTAACTTTAGAAATAATCAGTTCTGACGTCTCgtgttacaaaaaaataaaaataaataagcaaaacattGAAGGAACCAAAAggcctgctcaaggtcacattgCTAGTTAATGGTGGGAACAAGAGCAGAATCCAGGATACTTGGCTCCCAGCTGTGCACTTTCTGAGCAGGTGGACCAAAGCAGACAAGAGTAGAGAAACTTTCAAGTCCAAGAACACAGATATTGCCAAGTAGAAGAACCAACCCTAGGGATTTTCATTATGGGTAGTGGGTTCAAATCCAAGTGTTTTGTGCTCAGAGGAGAGCTCTGGCTCCAATCCACCTGTGCATGTTCTGTTGGCCCCTCTCACAGCCAAGGCTCAGGCTACAAACACTACAGTGTGTTCATTGTGTTCTGAACACTGCTTCATTTTCCTGTGCTTCTCCAAGTGTTGTTCTCTCAGCCTATAGTCTCTCACTGCTGCCCACATGTGGGAAAATCCTAACCTGTCTTGGAGTGAGCCAACTCAAATGCCATTCCTCTACAACGTCTTCTCTGATTTCACCAATCAACCCTCACCACTGTGCCAACCCCATGTGATCCTCCAGCACTCTGAATTCCCAGGACACTTTATTTGTATATTACTTATTATGACAACACTTTCTACTTTGTGTTACAGCTATGCTTTACCCCTTGTATTAGAATATAAGCCCCTTAAGAGCAGGGGCCATATttcatcttttgggtttttttttttgttgtttttttttgtttgattctagtttctttttttttgttgtttttgttgaagtataattacCATACAGTGTCATTATATTATTCTAGGTGTACTACATAATGATTTATTGATTCCacacatttctcagtgctcatccagataagtatactcttaattccccttatctatttcacccatccttgtACCCACTTCACGTTGACAACCAACAGTTTTTGCCCTATATTTGAGTGTATGAGGTTGTTTTGtctcactttttcctcttttgttgttgttttatttcttaaattggtATAAGAGCGGAACCATCTGGTGTTTGTCTTACTCTGAACAGACTTATTTCACATCATATTAtttcctctaggtccatccatgttgttacaaatgccaagattccattcttttttatagctgagtaatattccatgacagatagatagatgatagatagatagatagatagatagatagatagatagatagataatttgatagatattacatcttctttattcatctatcaagggacatttgggttgcttccatgtcctggctattgtaaattatgccacaataaacataggggtgcatatatctttttgaattcatgtaactaaaaagcttttgcccTGAAAAGGAAACCACCAtcaagagagaaaggaaacccactgaataagaaaagatatttgtaaatgatatatccaataatgggttaatacacaaaatacagaaagaacttgtacaactcagtccacttaaaaaatgggcagagaaactaaatagacatttttccaaagaagacatacatatggccaacagacacttggAAAGGTGTTCACCATCACTAATgacagggaaatgtaaattaacacTACAATTGGATATCACTTTaaacctgtcaggatggctaaaatcaaaaagacaagataagCAAGTATTGtccaggatatggagaaaaaggaacactcagaTATTATTGTTGGGAATGtcagttggtgcagccactgtggaaagcagtatgcaggttcctcaaaaaattaagaataaaagtacctacgatccagtaattctgctactggctatttgttttaaataatctctatacacaacatggggctcaaagttaCCACCCTGAGagaagaattgcatgctctactgactgagccagccagacaccccacaGCTACTGGATATTTAACCAAGGAAATaagtttttttctagtttcttttaataataatattttaaagcctGTAACCAACTATAGACGCAATTCAAGTAGACaagtcaaaaaggaaaaagaaaaaacaaaagaaaaaaaaaagaatgagtaaaggCACATCCTTCACTCCACAATATACACAGAGCTCTATTAGTGTTCACCCACCAGCATCCCATGGGAGGCCTACTTTTCCATGTGATCAAGAGTACTGCATTATTAGGCAGGGGGACCTGACTACATTCAGGTGTGATGATGTCCAACTGCATAGGTACTGACACAGCTGAGTTCAAGGTCTACACTTTTGGCCAAACTTAAGTGGGGTTAGTGACCCAGCTGTGATGGACCCCATAGCCAAAGTAGAAAACAAACCCAGTCAGCATCCACACACCAAATACCATCCAGGTGCCAGCTGTCATCTGCATCATAAGGCAAACATTCACAAAGAGGCTCAGtagtgggaggagaggcagagcagggaccTTAAAGTAAAGGGAACTGGAGCTCTGTGGCTGTCTCCAGATGACCCCAGTGAGCCCAGTGATGAACACCAGGAGAAGCACAACCACTGAAATCCACACTGGGTCTCCAGAAAGCAGAACTGGCCACTGGGTCAGCACCAAGCAAAGAGGAATAATTAGCAGAACAAGCAGTGAAGAACAAACATAGACAACCCGGCCAGAgagtggagtgggggaggagctgcCTGGAAAAAGTAGTCGCTGTAGAGTCAGCCTCTCTTCTGCAGGTCCattctcctcctgctcctctgcTTCATTTCCCCCATTCCTCCTCTCAGGCTGATACCTGAGGATGAGAACACAAATCGCAACTAGGGAGTAAGAAATCAGGGACACAACCGACCTGAGGTCCAAGAGATCAGTGACGCCAAGGAATGATATAATGACTGCAACTGTTCCAATCATCACAATGATTATGATAATGATGTATTGGTGGTAAGAGATATGGGTAAGGACATGGAACAGGAGGCCATCCTTTCCCATCATGTATAACACCCGACGCATCGGCCTCACAAAGCCCCAAAGGCTGGTGGAAAGAATGCACAGCAATGCAAAAGCTACCACATAGTAGGCAGGGACCCAGCCAATATGGAGAAATACCTCAGGCAAGGTGCTCCCAGAATGAATCTGGTAGTAAGGCACCATGAGCGTAAGTGCTGAAGAGACACCAAAATATATCAGAAGGCAGATGAACAGTGAAACCACAATGCCCATGGGGATGGAACGCTGGGGATTCTGGGCTTTTTCAACTCTGGCAACAATACTCTCAAAACCAATAAATGCATAGAAACAGATAGCTGCTCCACGGAGAATCCCCTCAAACCCAAAAGGCACAAATCCTCCAGAGCCCAGGGGGCCCAAGCTTGAGGTGTCATTGAGTCCAGCCTTTACATAGTCCTCTTCTGTGAGCTTCCAGTTGTGCAGGTCCCCCTTAATGAAACCAGAGATGATGACAAAACTGAGAACCAGAATTTTCACCAATGTGAACACTTTGGCAAGTGTGGAAGTCGATAATGGCCAGAAATACCAAAAATACCTGATCTCCATGAACACCACCaaaaaaccaagaacaaagaATTCTAGATATTCTCTAAGGAAATGGGAAATGTGCCCTGAGATTCTCTCTTGCACAGTCTGAGAGACCTGGTTTCCACGCAGGTTGTCAAAAATTAAGATCCATGTGCTGAACGCAATGGCTTTCTCAGCAACAAGGGAGAGGATGAGGTTCCAGCCATTGACGAAGGCCCAGAGTTCACCTATAGTGACATAGCTGTGCAGATATGCAGAGCCAGATTGGGGAACCCGGGCACTAATCTCTGCATAGCACATCCCAGCCAATAGAGAAGACAGGATGGCCACCAAAACACAAATCACAAAGGATGGTCCTGCTTGATTTCTGACCACCTCACCAGCCAGGACATACACACCTACACCCACTGTGCGGCCTACACCCAGGGCCACTAAATCCAGAGTGCTCAGTCTTCTCTGTGGGTCATTCTCAGCCACCAGTTCTGTCAGCGTAGGTCCGCGTACCAGTTTTTGACCAAATCTACGAAGTGCCTGACACAGCATCTAGCTGGAACTGAAGAGGATTCCAGGATCAGAGAGCTGCAGCAAGCCCAGGAAGCAGAGTCTCGGATCAGGTTCAGTGAGGCTACGTTTAGCCAAGTTGAGTTGGGGCTGACAAGGTCCATTACTCAGGCTTCAATGCTCCTGCTTTGTATTTCATCTGGTATGTGATAGCCCTTCATAAAtcctaaataaacaataaatatttactgaacaatgGTGTTCAACAAACTAACAAAAGTTTACAACCACAGCTCATGAGTCCCATGTCACCTGTTGCAGCCTGAGTATcacagaaactgaaataaaagatCATAACAAATCAACcttgtccccccccaccccagaaaagtGTCAAATATCTCCCGACATTCTCCTTTTACACACCACATGACAAAATCCCCTTTGGGTTCATCTAACTCATGTAGCTTCATGGACTAATGAAGCTGTAGGACACAATAGGGCATGAATTTCTTGTGCAGTAATTTACACATGGGATGTTTGTGTGGTACTTGAGCATAAGTTATGATATTAATTTATGGACTAGAGAGCCTTGTTGCAGTGACAGaacaatttcttaaataaaatcgcaatttaaaatacaatattggtATCACTTCCTTAAAACTCTTTAGCCCCAAATCAGTACCCAAGATCAGATGaccccctttctcctcatcctgcATCATCCATTTAGCTGTACTGATGGCAAGTAAAGTACAGTCCAACCCTTCCCTTTACCCATCTAGGACCACAGGGGGCAATgtgagaagagaggaagacagataaagAGGCAGGGCCTTCATAACTACCTGCAAGAACTAGAGGACAAGACTGTCTGGTGAGGAAACACTGGAGAAACAGGTGCATATGCCAACCAAGTATCCATTACTAAGGGAGAAGAGCCAGAAAGGCCATTTTGTGAATTCTGACATTCAGTAAACCTCACCCAAAACAACCAGGCAAAACTTACTGCAGTTTATATGTCCACAGTTATGAGAGTGTGAtgggtaggaaggaaagaagtaggTCACCTAGCTCAGTAGATCACAACCAAAACAATTCCTTCTGTCCCTTTGCTCTCTGGGTTCCAGGAGAGAAGGTGACCTCACTTCTGCAGACAGTCTCCTCACTGGCCACACTGTGCTCTATAAACACCCTGGGCCATCTGTGATGTAAGCAACCAGCCACCTGGAgaccctgccctgctctgtgaGCTTATATTAAAACACTAACTTGTAACTCCCTCTTAATTTTCTACCATAGTTATTTTTCACTCACTCAAACCATGGTCTCAATATGCCAAACACGTTTTGTTAATAAAGGAGCCCTACATGTGTttcctctttgcccttcctccactGCTGCTCTTCAAATGGCCCCCTCCATCAAATGGAGCAAGACTTTGATGAAAAATTCACAGCAAATGTCTCAGACATGagtagagaaaaacagagaaaacaaagtcaTGCAGCCCCATTCTCCTCGCTACTTGGGCTTTGGTTTTGAGAGAATTTTAGGAATTGTTGTCAGAGggttttaaaagcagaaagaccAAGTCAAAATTGAAGTCTTCTCTACAGATTATCAAAAGGAATCCTGATGTTATGAGTCAAAGCTTCTGTGTACAAATCCATCTAGACTCCTTATTTGCCACCCACCAGTTCCACGGTTATGATTTACTAAGAAGTGCACAACATAGACAAAGTCAATACTTAACTCATGGAATCTTGCTACACTACACTATAAATGTGATTGACGTgttgcccacccacccccaggcttCAAATCCTTCAGTGGTTCCCATtgcccttcctttcttcatcATCTGACATGTGCTGATTCCTGCAGCCTCATCCCCTGCCCAGCTTCTGCTCCAGCTGTGAAATTCTACACTCACCCTATTACCTGTCTCTAATGCCTTCTTGTCCCTTCACTTTGCTAACCCCCTACTTCTCTTTCAGTTCCCAGCTCAGAAGTTGCCTCCCCAGAAAGCCTCCCCTGACCTTATGCTGCCTTTCCTGTGTGCTCTCATAAAACCTGGGCTTCCCCATGTGCCATTTATCCTAATGTATCATAATTCCAGCTAATCTGCCTGTGTCTTCTATCAAAGTGTGACTTAGATGCTCAATAGATACTTGTTGAACAAATACACAAACTGAGAATACAAATCTGAAAGAGAACATAATCCAGAATTCCTACCTAATTGCCTTTGTGATATACATACTTTGTAGTCAAACAGTATTTGTAATTCTTATTTAGATAAAGATATAAATCATATTACCATCCTTGTAGAAgacaagcaaaatgaaaagtgtGAAGGGAAGACAAACTGATGAAACTTTGACTGTACATCACACATGGCAGGTGTAAACCACACATGGTGACAAAGAATTGTCAAATGTTTTGAAGATATCAGGCCCTATAACCTCGGTGGGATGTCCTAAGGCAGAGGTTTTTACtttgggggacagagggaggcatAATGAAGACACTGGGGAA is a genomic window of Acinonyx jubatus isolate Ajub_Pintada_27869175 chromosome B4, VMU_Ajub_asm_v1.0, whole genome shotgun sequence containing:
- the LOC106977154 gene encoding cationic amino acid transporter 3-like; the encoded protein is MLCQALRRFGQKLVRGPTLTELVAENDPQRRLSTLDLVALGVGRTVGVGVYVLAGEVVRNQAGPSFVICVLVAILSSLLAGMCYAEISARVPQSGSAYLHSYVTIGELWAFVNGWNLILSLVAEKAIAFSTWILIFDNLRGNQVSQTVQERISGHISHFLREYLEFFVLGFLVVFMEIRYFWYFWPLSTSTLAKVFTLVKILVLSFVIISGFIKGDLHNWKLTEEDYVKAGLNDTSSLGPLGSGGFVPFGFEGILRGAAICFYAFIGFESIVARVEKAQNPQRSIPMGIVVSLFICLLIYFGVSSALTLMVPYYQIHSGSTLPEVFLHIGWVPAYYVVAFALLCILSTSLWGFVRPMRRVLYMMGKDGLLFHVLTHISYHQYIIIIIIVMIGTVAVIISFLGVTDLLDLRSVVSLISYSLVAICVLILRYQPERRNGGNEAEEQEENGPAEERLTLQRLLFPGSSSPTPLSGRVVYVCSSLLVLLIIPLCLVLTQWPVLLSGDPVWISVVVLLLVFITGLTGVIWRQPQSSSSLYFKVPALPLLPLLSLFVNVCLMMQMTAGTWMVFGVWMLTGFVFYFGYGVHHSWVTNPT